One genomic window of Sphingomonas sp. C3-2 includes the following:
- the tpiA gene encoding triose-phosphate isomerase produces MALRKLVAGNWKMNGDRAQLVELDAIAQAAAANGSVDVAICPPFTLIAPAAERQPTLAIGAQDCHAAPNGAHTGCISAAMLKEAGATLAIVGHSERRTDNHETDGEIRAKAEAAIAAGLTAIVCVGETEAERDAGKALHVVNKQLDGSVPGSGSGETLVIAYEPVWAIGTGRTPSVADVAEVHAAIRAKLVDLLGEEGAKVRILYGGSVKPSNAVELLSVADVDGALVGGASLKAADFIPIIEAGA; encoded by the coding sequence ATGGCTTTGCGCAAACTGGTCGCCGGAAACTGGAAGATGAATGGCGATCGTGCCCAGCTGGTTGAACTTGATGCAATTGCTCAGGCCGCTGCCGCCAATGGCAGCGTCGACGTTGCAATCTGCCCGCCCTTCACGCTGATCGCTCCGGCCGCCGAACGGCAGCCGACGCTGGCAATCGGTGCGCAGGACTGTCACGCCGCCCCCAATGGCGCGCACACCGGCTGCATCTCGGCAGCCATGCTGAAGGAAGCGGGCGCCACGCTCGCCATCGTCGGCCACAGCGAACGTCGTACCGACAATCATGAAACCGACGGCGAAATCCGCGCCAAGGCCGAAGCTGCTATTGCAGCCGGGCTGACCGCGATCGTCTGCGTCGGCGAAACCGAGGCGGAACGCGATGCCGGCAAGGCGCTGCACGTCGTCAACAAGCAGCTCGATGGCTCGGTCCCCGGTTCGGGCTCGGGCGAAACGCTGGTCATCGCCTATGAACCCGTCTGGGCGATCGGCACCGGCCGCACGCCTTCGGTCGCCGATGTGGCCGAGGTTCACGCCGCGATCCGCGCCAAGCTCGTCGATCTGCTGGGCGAAGAAGGCGCCAAGGTCCGCATTCTTTACGGCGGTTCGGTCAAGCCCTCGAATGCGGTGGAACTGCTTTCGGTGGCCGATGTCGACGGCGCGCTCGTTGGCGGGGCCAGCCTGAAGGCTGCTGATTTCATTCCGATTATCGAGGCCGGCGCCTGA